From the genome of Cellvibrio japonicus Ueda107, one region includes:
- a CDS encoding tandem-95 repeat protein, with protein MLGYFFRKYLFLLPFLIAIQSANAATFDISTPTQEGTFTLTWSGARTYVEIYELVGTTRMRVGHNYGINGSLSIAKSPGTYTYILVDVYMMGAYGMNQPIPLRTEYQKTVVVTPPTVPPAVLSSLMVTPNPFSETISVSWDGLANAIHYELQRNGSLVYSGAATSTTPSGSQANTSYTFRVRACNTYGCSDWKTANAVTLPETFGVPATSTTGQYSIYAQTPPTATYTRIEERVGTSGSWITLTTLAGSQSYSVTRANGTYYYRLFYCVANGQSLDCTPRHQEKSTIVSQPVPVVSASFNAATINEGGTATLNWSSTHATACSATGISGVSGTSGSVTFQAPTVMSGNQTVSIPVTCTGGGGSKTATASLTINWINDLPTLSAIGNRTINEDASTGAIAFTLGDEETPAANLTVTATSSNATLIPNANIQLGGSGTNRTINVTPAANAFGSATITVRVTDAHGGQAQQSFTVTVNAVDDVPVISAINNVSVNELAETTVNFTVTDIDSPVSGITVTSSANGTVTPVLSGSGNNYSVKLTAGRITSTNSSAQATMTVRAPFGSSAVTRTFTVTVNNLTPQLWIEETGTTGIYDLKWEYGTQGVRLFENGVDITASSSGSASAVGSRRITKTANGTFTYYLQDCVGVTQAGLVCQGTHSQKSITVAFPKPVVNASFNRTAVNEANAGAANTTANLSWSSTHANSCTATGISGVSSTSGTVTYTAPATLVSSQTHTVTVICTGNGGSISANASITLTALNDVPTFSTIGNRIINEDTNTGAIAFTVGDEETPVANLTVSATSSNTALIPNGNLVFGGSGANRTLTVTPTANAFGSATITVRVIDAQGGQAQQLFAVTINPVNDAPTLSAIANITINEDTSTGARAFTVGDVDTPVANLVVTAISSNTALVPNGNIALGGSGANRTVNVTPIANVHGTATITVTVSDGQLTASRSFVVTVNPVNDAPTISAIANITIDEDASTGVRAFTIGDIDTPVANLIVSATSSNTTLVPNTNIVLGGSSTSRTINITPVANGYGTATITVTVSDGQLNTSRSFVVTVNSVNDAPTISTMANITIDEDTSTGARAFTISDIDTSVSSLTVTATSSNTTLVPNTNIALGGSGANRTVNITPVANGYGTATITVTVSDGQLSTSRSFVVTVSPINDAPTISTIANITIDEDTSTGVRAFTIGDIDTPIANLTISASSSNTALVPNTNIVLGGSSTSRTINITPVANSYGSATITVTVSDGQLNTSRSFVVTVNSINDAPTISTIANITINEDTSTGARAFTIADIDTPVANLTVTFTSSNTTLVPHANIILGGNGANRTVNVMPVANGNGAATITVTVSDGQLTASRSFVVTVNPVNDAPTISAIANITIDEDTSTGARPFTIADIDTPVANLTVTATSSNTALVPHANITLGGSGASRTINVTPVASGHGTTTMTVTVSDGQLSASRSFVVTVNSVNDVPVISTFSNRTIDEDTSTGVVLFTVDDEETAAASLIVSATSSNTALVPNNRLVLGGSGTNRTLTVAPLGNAFGVTTITVTVTDAGGASAQRSFVLTVNAVNDLPTITPIPEQRITAGTSAPTLNFTIGDIETPAASLSVTTSSDKPGLIATSGIVLGGSGATRTLKITPVVGQSGLAMVTIKVTDADGGESTLSVKVSVSADTSITFDMANAPASFIHNLTDGVTNLGSGDFVAITQGALNVDGGAASYKVAIDLPPAIRDLAPTLGLNYNSHGSDGVMGVGWFLSGLSSIHRCRATFASEGAEAQKSNPQYTQGDRLCLDGQKLVIAGSSTPANNSAYWAANAIYQTEIDSFTRIQAHGSHEGGPQYFTLTTKDGRTLTFGEEATNQKSRIYAPGQPNGPISNWMLDKVEDRYGNRYQVYYLRDTVIGEHYPSHITWAPESAVVFSYIDRTGNTPWGYDGGHQYVRTKLLDKVTTYIGITDSSTPTAGTRVREYDIDYQLSATTNRHLVKEIRECGFTSTGVRQCAKPLQFEWQMGELGFEQAGQPLAYEGVLYEDINNDGFVDVIGEKSILAWGSATGFVAANDSADEFLRTIQTRFGKYMARGVLRGDYVDIKIIRMSPSGMETSSTVVSLTKANLPQVHAVDLNNDGLTDLYIGGHLWIQQSDASFVESLATVTYPYEAPSSYSGIQPHFVDINNDGLLDRTGVSFHGLVDSGLFNNVLYGALNEVDKFGAFSSSMRVSSVSPATKVSGVGHIDAPLHYRYTSNIGFWHSWIDINGDGHADVLYADKHSGAPQWRIRLSTGDGQSYSLQPLITSGASVVPMNNVALGQYSFVMDYNKDGVDDFIVFFSSGPGERVMRVFYGSYVNGTLSFVNGGVDPLMGKLGYLVGLDIVPGEQTINPFRGDINNDGIPDLVIGGAAYFGKQQQPDLLSKVTDGFGAIQELGYSPLVDDDNNGKPLYTPDAVAPAFPQAPASRGMQVVKQLSVSNGLGGQVHTWFHYTGGKQDLQGRGFLGFAKIETTSTSSGVETATHYLQGFPYTGRISEVLIKDSVSGNLISRTQNHYTTHSHNGRFPYLDYSIQQDYQLLTTSLNTPLAVNKVENSFDVCGNLIGRTTTTGTGLSGITVTGILGTATLTNTLINTSDSDCSDDFVSETTVTYTEAGDINPRTVTTTFEPNAQFDVYQQTVFEGTALEVVTTTNRNEQGTITDTGAIAADLNSTNTAARITSFSDLDKGIYPEAVTNAAGHIVTLSYDYRFGKVNQEADPNSLISSRDFDVLGRNVRETAADGAITELLSWYCASAPVTCPSHAVYLTATRVTHPSEPGKLGAPLAITYYDSLQRVVRNETHSLNQAVVKSDTQYTAAGYVHRVSEPFTGFASHWTTYSDYDALGRANTIIGPDGGSLGVTYSLDANRLKTSETVTVVTPNSTDIQTTRRYTNALGQVVRVEDARGTPVDYTYDAQGNLKTTIVNNNALTTITVVHDLASNKTRITDPDAGVIDFAYNGFGELRKQTWQPDLTGHTKSITYTYDDLGRKTHRIDQPASGNATSYSWVWDAPGQLGLLSSQSGNGYSENYTYDPLSRVQTQTTSITGLAGGKVFTYGYDSFSRPATTTYPNGLTITRDYQASGMHVRTRDVTGSTDNTLWVLGKQQNNRGQLTHALYGNGVVTAHTYTDSNGRLASITSGRLTASNTLNSLNGDIQALSYEFDSLGNLRSRTTKRSDNNGLAFENTTERFAYDKLNRVTASTTSGLGLFNRSLDYQYDDLGNLTYRSDTGALAYNRTGNAGVHAVTSSGTSGTPDYKTYAYDRYGNMTSRGGETISYDVFNKPLTINGSNGTSSFSYGPNHERFKQITGGKTTYVINGGAYEEIVDNNTGTVTQKSYVDGFMVQTKTGTTTDITYLHKDHLGSTEAMTDANGNLTGRMSFGVWGQRQQASWQTGTPPTTELNSFKTQQGYTGHEQLDNHDLIHMGGRVYDPTIGRFLSADLYIQSPYNTQSFNRYSYVFNNPLSRIDPTGYFSDMMQWAMESSYQHASGWFWNASYQAAQAQINYSQAKKAAERAANQGTPTVWMEELPRDEKEELQSTSKQKNGNGLSLDGAQEGLKPTEAEYKLISEGKLAEMWQGRCAAGDPIGCVGFATWGDPADVLAMHGKVDGAYWVGVGATVRFNARNGLLTGNPELLLNPDALNTAVLSFGKAIATAHLDATAADLSGRHYFLRADEITQYHHVVFDRFNVSRRWYGGSYGTGRHEPLLEPFYCRPSCDSN; from the coding sequence ATGTTGGGTTATTTTTTCAGGAAATATCTTTTTCTATTGCCTTTCCTCATCGCCATCCAGTCAGCAAACGCAGCGACTTTTGACATTTCCACACCGACACAGGAAGGTACATTTACCTTGACCTGGAGCGGGGCGCGCACTTATGTGGAGATTTACGAACTGGTTGGTACCACACGGATGCGTGTCGGCCATAATTACGGCATCAATGGTTCATTGAGTATCGCAAAGTCTCCAGGCACCTACACTTATATTCTGGTTGACGTTTATATGATGGGCGCCTACGGGATGAACCAGCCGATACCGCTGCGCACTGAATACCAGAAAACGGTCGTGGTAACGCCACCTACGGTACCTCCTGCTGTACTTTCGAGCCTGATGGTGACGCCCAATCCGTTTAGTGAAACTATTTCGGTATCCTGGGACGGCCTGGCCAACGCGATTCACTATGAGTTGCAGCGCAACGGTAGCCTGGTGTACTCCGGCGCTGCCACCAGTACTACACCTTCAGGTTCGCAGGCAAATACCAGTTATACCTTCCGCGTGCGCGCCTGTAATACCTATGGCTGTTCCGATTGGAAAACGGCCAATGCGGTAACGCTACCAGAAACCTTTGGTGTTCCAGCTACCAGTACAACGGGTCAATACAGTATTTATGCGCAAACGCCACCTACAGCAACCTATACCCGAATTGAAGAGCGAGTCGGGACAAGCGGCTCCTGGATAACATTGACCACCCTGGCGGGGAGTCAATCCTATTCGGTTACGCGTGCCAACGGAACTTATTACTACCGTCTGTTTTATTGTGTGGCCAATGGACAGTCATTGGATTGCACACCGCGTCATCAGGAAAAATCCACGATTGTTTCCCAGCCTGTTCCGGTAGTTTCTGCCAGTTTTAATGCGGCTACGATTAACGAAGGAGGAACAGCCACGCTGAACTGGAGTTCGACTCATGCCACTGCGTGCAGCGCTACCGGTATCAGTGGCGTCAGCGGCACGTCTGGCAGCGTGACCTTCCAGGCGCCGACAGTGATGAGCGGCAACCAGACGGTGAGCATTCCGGTTACCTGTACCGGGGGTGGTGGCAGCAAAACAGCTACGGCATCACTCACGATCAATTGGATTAATGATCTGCCGACTCTGTCCGCCATTGGCAATCGCACTATTAATGAAGATGCCAGTACCGGTGCCATTGCCTTTACCCTGGGCGATGAAGAAACCCCGGCAGCCAATCTGACCGTTACCGCTACTTCCAGTAATGCAACCCTGATTCCCAATGCCAATATCCAACTCGGTGGCAGTGGTACCAATCGCACCATCAATGTGACACCGGCGGCCAATGCCTTTGGCAGTGCCACCATCACTGTGCGGGTGACGGATGCACACGGCGGTCAGGCCCAGCAGTCGTTCACGGTTACCGTGAATGCGGTGGACGATGTACCGGTGATTTCCGCCATCAATAATGTATCGGTGAATGAACTGGCTGAGACCACCGTGAATTTCACGGTGACGGATATTGATTCGCCAGTCAGCGGTATCACGGTCACTTCCAGTGCCAATGGCACAGTGACGCCGGTCTTGAGTGGGAGCGGTAATAACTATTCGGTCAAGTTGACAGCAGGCCGTATCACTTCCACGAACTCATCTGCCCAGGCCACCATGACCGTTCGGGCTCCCTTTGGTAGTAGTGCAGTTACCCGTACCTTCACGGTGACGGTTAATAACCTGACACCACAACTCTGGATTGAGGAAACCGGTACCACAGGTATCTATGACCTGAAATGGGAGTACGGAACACAGGGAGTACGCCTGTTTGAAAACGGTGTTGATATCACGGCCAGTTCATCGGGCAGTGCCTCTGCCGTGGGCAGCAGACGCATTACCAAGACGGCCAATGGTACCTTTACGTACTATCTTCAGGATTGTGTTGGCGTGACCCAGGCAGGCTTGGTGTGTCAGGGCACCCACAGCCAGAAAAGTATTACTGTCGCCTTTCCGAAACCGGTGGTTAATGCCAGTTTTAACCGAACCGCAGTCAATGAGGCCAATGCGGGCGCTGCTAATACCACGGCCAACCTGAGTTGGAGTTCGACCCATGCCAATAGCTGTACGGCCACCGGTATCAGCGGTGTCAGCAGCACCTCCGGCACGGTGACCTATACAGCACCGGCCACACTGGTCAGCAGCCAGACTCATACGGTTACAGTGATCTGTACGGGTAATGGTGGCAGTATCTCGGCTAATGCCTCGATCACATTGACCGCCTTGAATGATGTTCCGACGTTTTCCACCATCGGCAACCGCATCATCAATGAAGACACCAATACCGGTGCCATCGCCTTTACGGTAGGGGATGAGGAAACTCCGGTAGCAAATCTGACCGTTAGCGCCACCTCCAGCAATACTGCATTGATTCCCAATGGCAACCTGGTGTTCGGCGGCAGCGGTGCCAATCGCACCCTGACAGTGACGCCAACGGCCAATGCCTTTGGCAGTGCCACTATCACCGTGCGGGTAATCGATGCTCAGGGTGGCCAAGCCCAACAATTGTTCGCGGTTACCATCAACCCGGTTAACGATGCCCCAACGCTCTCGGCCATTGCCAATATCACCATCAATGAAGACACCAGTACTGGTGCGCGGGCGTTTACCGTCGGCGATGTTGACACCCCAGTAGCCAATTTGGTGGTCACAGCCATCTCCAGCAATACCGCCTTGGTGCCTAACGGCAATATTGCCCTGGGTGGCAGCGGAGCCAACCGCACAGTCAATGTTACGCCGATTGCCAATGTCCATGGCACAGCCACGATTACCGTGACTGTATCGGATGGCCAACTGACCGCCAGCCGCAGTTTTGTTGTGACGGTGAATCCGGTGAATGACGCACCGACAATCTCGGCCATTGCCAATATCACTATTGACGAAGACGCCAGCACAGGCGTGCGAGCTTTTACCATCGGTGATATCGATACACCGGTAGCCAACCTGATTGTTTCGGCCACGTCGAGCAATACCACACTGGTCCCCAATACCAATATTGTTCTAGGTGGCAGTAGTACCAGCCGCACGATCAATATCACGCCAGTGGCCAATGGTTATGGCACAGCCACCATTACCGTCACGGTATCGGATGGCCAATTAAATACTTCAAGAAGTTTTGTGGTGACGGTGAATTCGGTCAATGATGCGCCGACAATTTCCACAATGGCCAATATCACTATCGATGAAGACACTAGCACCGGTGCGCGGGCGTTTACCATCAGTGATATCGACACTTCGGTTTCGTCATTAACAGTGACAGCCACCTCCAGCAACACCACTTTGGTCCCCAATACCAATATTGCTTTAGGTGGTAGCGGAGCCAATCGCACGGTTAATATCACGCCAGTGGCTAATGGTTATGGCACGGCCACGATTACCGTTACGGTATCGGATGGTCAGTTAAGTACTTCAAGAAGTTTTGTGGTGACGGTGAGTCCAATTAATGATGCCCCGACGATTTCTACGATCGCCAATATCACTATCGACGAAGACACCAGCACCGGTGTGCGAGCTTTTACTATCGGTGATATCGATACGCCGATAGCTAACCTGACCATCTCAGCCTCATCGAGCAACACTGCTCTGGTTCCTAATACCAATATTGTTTTAGGTGGCAGTAGTACCAGCCGCACGATCAATATCACGCCAGTGGCTAATAGTTATGGCTCGGCCACGATTACCGTTACGGTATCGGATGGCCAATTAAATACTTCAAGAAGTTTTGTGGTGACGGTGAATTCGATTAATGATGCGCCGACAATTTCCACGATTGCTAATATCACCATCAATGAAGATACCAGTACGGGTGCGCGGGCCTTTACCATTGCTGATATTGATACTCCGGTGGCTAATCTGACAGTCACGTTTACATCGAGCAATACCACGCTGGTACCCCATGCCAATATCATCTTGGGTGGCAACGGAGCCAACCGCACGGTTAATGTTATGCCAGTTGCCAACGGTAATGGTGCGGCCACCATTACCGTCACAGTATCCGATGGTCAGTTGACGGCCAGTCGATCTTTTGTGGTGACAGTGAACCCGGTCAACGATGCACCAACGATCTCCGCGATTGCCAACATCACCATCGACGAAGATACCAGCACCGGTGCACGACCCTTTACCATTGCTGATATTGATACCCCGGTAGCTAACCTGACGGTAACTGCCACCTCCAGCAATACTGCGCTGGTACCTCATGCCAATATCACCTTGGGTGGCAGCGGCGCGAGCCGCACCATCAACGTCACTCCGGTAGCCAGTGGCCATGGCACAACCACGATGACGGTGACGGTATCGGATGGGCAATTAAGTGCTTCAAGAAGTTTTGTGGTGACGGTGAATTCGGTTAATGATGTGCCGGTGATCTCAACCTTCAGTAATCGTACTATTGATGAAGATACCAGTACTGGCGTAGTTCTCTTTACAGTGGATGATGAAGAAACTGCCGCCGCTTCCCTGATCGTATCGGCTACCTCCAGTAATACGGCCCTGGTGCCCAACAACCGCCTGGTTCTGGGAGGTAGCGGCACCAATCGCACGCTGACAGTGGCGCCCTTAGGCAATGCCTTCGGGGTCACTACTATTACGGTAACTGTGACGGACGCCGGTGGTGCCTCTGCCCAACGCAGCTTTGTTCTGACAGTAAACGCCGTCAACGATCTGCCGACCATTACACCCATCCCGGAGCAGCGTATTACGGCAGGAACCTCAGCCCCCACTTTGAATTTCACTATCGGCGATATCGAGACCCCGGCAGCGTCACTCAGTGTCACCACCTCATCCGATAAGCCTGGCCTAATCGCCACCAGTGGTATTGTGCTGGGCGGCAGTGGCGCCACCCGTACCCTGAAGATTACTCCGGTGGTTGGTCAGAGCGGTTTGGCAATGGTGACCATCAAGGTCACTGATGCTGACGGTGGTGAAAGCACCTTGTCGGTTAAGGTCTCTGTCTCGGCTGACACCAGTATCACTTTTGATATGGCCAATGCACCGGCGAGCTTCATTCACAACCTCACCGATGGTGTGACAAACTTGGGGAGTGGTGATTTTGTGGCCATCACCCAGGGCGCACTCAATGTGGATGGTGGTGCAGCGTCCTACAAGGTTGCCATTGACTTGCCACCTGCGATTCGTGATCTGGCACCGACATTGGGGTTGAATTACAACAGTCACGGTAGTGACGGGGTGATGGGGGTTGGCTGGTTTCTCAGTGGCCTATCATCCATCCATCGCTGCCGTGCTACCTTTGCCTCCGAAGGTGCAGAGGCCCAAAAATCCAACCCGCAATACACCCAGGGAGATCGCTTGTGCCTGGATGGTCAGAAATTGGTTATTGCCGGCAGCAGTACCCCGGCCAATAACAGTGCCTATTGGGCTGCCAATGCGATCTACCAGACGGAGATCGACAGCTTTACCCGTATCCAGGCCCATGGTTCCCATGAAGGCGGGCCGCAGTATTTCACCCTGACCACCAAAGACGGTCGTACCCTGACATTCGGTGAAGAAGCGACCAACCAGAAGAGCCGTATCTATGCACCGGGCCAGCCTAATGGTCCCATCAGTAACTGGATGCTGGACAAGGTGGAAGATCGCTACGGCAACCGCTATCAAGTCTATTACCTGCGAGATACTGTCATAGGGGAACACTACCCATCCCATATCACTTGGGCGCCGGAATCGGCTGTGGTATTCAGTTACATCGACCGCACCGGCAATACACCTTGGGGTTATGACGGCGGTCATCAATATGTGCGCACAAAACTATTGGATAAAGTCACGACCTACATTGGTATAACCGATAGCAGCACACCGACAGCCGGTACCAGGGTTAGGGAATACGACATTGATTACCAGCTCAGCGCGACTACCAATCGTCATCTGGTGAAGGAAATCCGGGAATGTGGTTTTACCTCGACCGGAGTCAGGCAGTGCGCGAAGCCTTTGCAGTTTGAGTGGCAGATGGGGGAGCTTGGGTTTGAGCAAGCAGGGCAACCCTTGGCTTACGAGGGTGTTCTTTACGAGGACATCAATAATGATGGCTTCGTGGATGTTATTGGCGAGAAAAGCATATTGGCCTGGGGTTCTGCCACCGGGTTTGTTGCAGCGAATGATAGCGCAGACGAGTTTCTCCGTACTATTCAAACCCGCTTCGGAAAATATATGGCCAGGGGAGTGCTTCGAGGAGATTATGTGGATATCAAGATAATCCGTATGTCTCCTTCAGGCATGGAAACCTCCTCGACGGTTGTGTCGCTGACAAAGGCAAACTTGCCGCAGGTTCACGCCGTTGATTTAAATAATGATGGGTTGACGGATCTCTATATCGGTGGTCACCTCTGGATTCAGCAGAGCGATGCTTCGTTCGTTGAATCTCTGGCAACCGTTACTTACCCTTATGAAGCGCCCTCTTCTTACAGTGGTATCCAGCCCCATTTTGTGGATATCAACAATGATGGGCTTCTGGATCGAACCGGTGTGTCCTTTCACGGATTAGTGGATTCGGGGCTTTTTAACAACGTGCTCTATGGTGCTCTGAATGAGGTTGATAAATTCGGAGCCTTCAGTAGCTCAATGCGGGTCAGTTCGGTATCACCAGCAACCAAAGTATCTGGGGTTGGGCATATTGATGCACCTCTCCACTATCGCTATACATCTAATATCGGTTTTTGGCATTCCTGGATCGATATCAATGGCGATGGTCATGCGGATGTGCTCTATGCGGATAAGCATTCAGGCGCGCCGCAATGGCGGATTCGTTTATCAACAGGAGATGGTCAGTCATACTCGCTACAGCCGTTGATTACCTCGGGGGCATCGGTTGTACCCATGAATAACGTTGCTCTTGGGCAATATTCTTTTGTGATGGATTACAACAAGGATGGAGTAGATGATTTTATTGTGTTTTTTTCCAGTGGCCCTGGTGAGCGCGTCATGCGGGTATTCTATGGCTCTTACGTCAATGGAACCTTGTCGTTTGTCAATGGTGGCGTAGATCCGCTTATGGGCAAGCTGGGTTACCTGGTTGGGTTGGATATTGTTCCTGGAGAGCAAACCATTAACCCTTTCCGCGGTGATATCAACAATGACGGTATCCCTGATCTTGTCATCGGTGGCGCAGCATACTTTGGCAAACAGCAACAGCCCGACCTGCTCAGCAAAGTTACCGACGGCTTCGGTGCAATCCAGGAGCTGGGTTACAGCCCCTTGGTGGACGATGACAATAACGGCAAACCACTGTATACCCCGGATGCCGTAGCACCCGCCTTCCCGCAAGCACCTGCCAGTCGCGGTATGCAGGTGGTCAAGCAACTGTCCGTCAGCAACGGCCTCGGCGGCCAGGTGCACACCTGGTTTCACTACACCGGCGGCAAACAGGATTTACAGGGGCGCGGCTTCCTCGGGTTTGCGAAGATCGAAACCACCAGCACCAGTAGCGGTGTGGAAACCGCCACGCACTATCTGCAGGGGTTCCCCTATACCGGCCGCATCAGCGAGGTGCTGATCAAGGACAGTGTCAGCGGCAACCTGATCAGCCGCACCCAGAACCACTACACAACGCACAGCCATAATGGCCGCTTCCCCTACCTGGATTACAGCATCCAGCAGGATTACCAACTGCTTACCACCTCGCTGAACACACCACTGGCCGTCAACAAAGTGGAGAACAGCTTCGATGTCTGCGGCAATCTCATAGGGCGCACTACCACAACTGGCACCGGCCTGTCCGGTATAACCGTTACCGGCATTCTGGGCACGGCTACCTTGACCAACACGTTGATCAACACGAGTGACAGTGATTGTTCCGATGACTTCGTGTCGGAAACAACCGTAACCTACACCGAAGCAGGGGATATTAATCCGCGCACGGTCACCACGACCTTCGAGCCGAATGCCCAGTTTGATGTGTATCAACAGACCGTGTTTGAAGGTACGGCCCTGGAAGTAGTCACCACTACCAATCGTAATGAACAGGGCACCATCACCGATACCGGTGCCATAGCAGCAGACCTGAACAGCACCAATACCGCGGCCCGGATCACCAGCTTCAGCGATCTCGATAAAGGTATCTACCCGGAGGCAGTTACCAATGCTGCCGGTCATATCGTCACGCTCAGCTATGACTACCGTTTCGGCAAGGTCAACCAGGAAGCCGATCCCAACAGTCTGATCAGCAGTCGGGACTTTGACGTGCTGGGTCGCAATGTGCGTGAAACCGCTGCGGATGGCGCCATCACCGAACTGCTGTCCTGGTACTGCGCCAGCGCACCGGTCACCTGTCCGAGTCATGCGGTCTACCTGACAGCCACCCGCGTCACCCACCCGAGTGAACCGGGCAAACTGGGCGCACCGCTCGCCATCACCTACTACGACAGCCTGCAACGGGTGGTGCGCAACGAAACCCACAGCCTCAACCAGGCGGTGGTGAAAAGCGATACCCAGTACACCGCAGCGGGGTATGTCCATCGCGTGTCCGAACCCTTCACCGGCTTCGCCAGCCACTGGACCACCTACAGTGACTACGATGCCCTGGGGCGGGCCAACACCATCATCGGCCCCGACGGCGGCAGCCTGGGTGTGACCTACAGCCTGGATGCCAACCGGCTCAAGACCAGTGAAACGGTCACAGTGGTCACGCCCAACAGTACGGACATCCAGACTACTCGCCGCTATACCAATGCCCTCGGCCAGGTGGTCAGGGTCGAGGATGCGCGGGGCACCCCGGTGGATTACACCTACGATGCCCAAGGGAATCTCAAAACGACCATTGTTAATAACAATGCCCTGACCACCATCACCGTCGTGCACGACCTGGCCAGCAACAAAACCCGCATCACCGACCCGGATGCCGGGGTGATCGACTTTGCCTACAACGGCTTTGGGGAACTGCGCAAGCAGACCTGGCAACCCGACCTGACCGGCCACACCAAATCCATCACCTACACCTATGATGACCTGGGCCGCAAAACTCATCGCATCGACCAGCCTGCCAGTGGTAACGCCACCAGCTATAGCTGGGTATGGGATGCACCGGGCCAGTTAGGTTTGCTATCCAGCCAATCAGGTAATGGTTACAGCGAAAACTATACCTACGACCCGCTATCCCGTGTGCAGACCCAAACCACCAGCATCACTGGCCTGGCTGGCGGCAAAGTCTTTACCTACGGCTACGACAGTTTCAGCCGACCGGCCACCACCACCTACCCGAACGGCCTGACTATCACCCGCGATTACCAAGCCAGCGGTATGCATGTGCGCACTCGTGACGTCACAGGCAGTACTGACAACACCCTGTGGGTTCTAGGTAAGCAACAGAATAATCGTGGCCAGTTGACTCACGCGCTCTACGGCAACGGTGTCGTCACGGCTCATACCTACACCGACAGCAACGGCCGCCTGGCCAGTATCACCAGCGGCCGGTTAACGGCCAGCAACACGCTGAACAGCCTCAACGGCGATATCCAGGCGTTGAGTTATGAGTTTGACAGCCTCGGCAACCTGCGCAGCCGCACCACAAAGCGCAGTGACAACAACGGCCTGGCTTTTGAAAACACTACCGAACGTTTTGCCTACGACAAGCTCAATCGGGTCACTGCCAGCACCACCTCGGGTCTGGGCCTGTTCAACCGTAGTCTGGATTATCAGTATGATGACCTGGGTAACCTTACCTACCGCAGCGACACCGGCGCATTGGCCTATAACCGCACTGGCAATGCCGGTGTGCATGCTGTTACCAGCTCAGGCACCAGCGGCACACCTGATTACAAAACCTATGCTTATGATCGCTACGGCAACATGACCAGTCGCGGTGGTGAAACCATCAGCTATGACGTGTTCAACAAACCCCTGACCATCAACGGCAGCAATGGCACCAGCAGCTTCAGTTATGGCCCCAACCATGAACGGTTCAAACAAATAACCGGTGGCAAGACCACCTACGTAATCAATGGCGGTGCCTACGAAGAGATCGTCGACAACAACACAGGAACCGTAACGCAAAAGAGCTATGTCGATGGCTTTATGGTACAGACCAAAACCGGTACGACAACCGACATCACTTACCTGCATAAGGATCATCTGGGCTCGACGGAAGCGATGACGGATGCGAACGGCAACCTGACCGGCAGGATGAGCTTTGGGGTCTGGGGGCAGCGACAGCAGGCCAGTTGGCAGACGGGTACCCCACCCACGACGGAACTCAACAGCTTCAAGACCCAACAGGGCTACACTGGCCATGAGCAGCTCGACAATCACGATCTGATTCACATGGGCGGGCGGGTGTATGACCCCACGATTGGGCGGTTCCTCTCCGCAGATTTGTACATCCAGTCGCCATATAACACACAGAGCTTTAACCGCTACAGTTATGTGTTTAATAATCCTCTAAGTCGCATAGATCCAACGGGGTATTTTTCAGACATGATGCAGTGGGCTATGGAGTCGTCCTATCAACACGCGTCGGGGTGGTTCTGGAATGCCAGCTACCAGGCGGCACAAGCACAGATTAATTATTCGCAAGCCAAGAAGGCGGCAGAGCGGGCTGCCAATCAGGGAACGCCTACGGTTTGGATGGAGGAATTGCCACGGGATGAAAAGGAGGAGCTACAATCAACAAGCAAACAAAAGAATGGTAATGGGCTCAGTTTGGATGGTGCACAAGAGGGGCTTAAACCTACCGAAGCAGAATATAAGTTGATTTCTGAAGGTAAGTTGGCAGAAATGTGGCAAGGAAGGTGCGCTGCCGGCGACCCTATTGGCTGCGTCGGTTTTGCAACATGGGGAGACCCTGCTGACGTTCTAGCAATGCACGGTAAAGTAGATGGTGCTTATTGGGTGGGGGTTGGTGCCACAGTTCGATTTAATGCGCGCAATGGATTGCTTACGGGAAACCCTGAGCTATTACTTAACCCTGATGCTTTGAATACCGCTGTACTATCTTTTGGAAAGGCCATTGCAACCGCTCACTTAGACGCAACTGCCGCAGACTTATCTGGTAGACACTACTTTTTACGAGCTGACGAAATTACCCAATATCACCATGTAGTTTTTGATCGGTTTAATGTTAGTAGGCGATGGTATGGTGGAAGTTATGGGACGGGCAGACATGAGCCTTTGCTGGAGCCTTTTTATTGTCGGCCATCTTGCGATAGTAATTGA